A genomic stretch from Chryseobacterium sp. SNU WT5 includes:
- a CDS encoding SIMPL domain-containing protein, whose amino-acid sequence MNKNIITIAIAALGFIIGVAILGNAIKNRNKSDNTISVTGLGTNKFTSDLIAWSGNFSRNSFELKSAYDELANDKKVIENYLVSKGIPKAQMVFSAVDIQKQFNYGSDANGRSIQTFSGYQLSQTVSIDSKDVAKVENLSRNITEIINLGIEFTSSSPNYFYTKLADVKHEMIADATKDAKQRAEKIAENAGSKLGNLKKATMGVTQITAPNSTEEYSYGGTFNTSSKDKEASITIKLEYEVN is encoded by the coding sequence ATGAACAAAAATATCATTACTATCGCCATTGCTGCACTGGGTTTCATTATCGGAGTTGCAATCCTCGGTAATGCCATTAAAAATAGAAATAAGTCAGATAATACAATTTCTGTAACTGGTTTAGGAACTAACAAATTTACTTCTGATTTGATTGCGTGGAGCGGCAATTTCTCACGGAACAGTTTTGAATTGAAGTCTGCTTACGATGAACTCGCTAACGATAAAAAAGTGATTGAAAACTATTTGGTTTCAAAAGGAATCCCGAAGGCACAAATGGTTTTTTCGGCTGTAGATATTCAGAAGCAATTTAATTATGGCAGTGATGCCAATGGTCGAAGTATTCAAACTTTTTCTGGTTATCAGCTTTCACAAACGGTATCAATTGATAGCAAAGATGTGGCGAAAGTCGAAAACCTTTCCCGTAACATTACAGAAATTATTAATTTAGGAATTGAGTTCACATCATCATCTCCTAATTATTTTTACACCAAATTAGCCGATGTAAAACATGAAATGATTGCGGATGCGACCAAGGATGCGAAGCAACGAGCGGAGAAGATTGCAGAGAATGCAGGTTCAAAATTAGGTAATCTGAAGAAAGCAACCATGGGCGTTACTCAAATTACTGCACCTAATTCTACCGAAGAATATTCCTATGGTGGCACATTTAATACCTCTTCCAAAGATAAAGAGGCGAGTATCACCATTAAACTGGAATATGAAGTCAATTAA
- a CDS encoding cupin domain-containing protein, whose translation MSEDLLNESFGTLSETINGLIKIGYIHDFNIQEECIVCHQTNVKLSPSEFHIEKVYRFEGESNPDDQSILYVISSPKFNIKGTLVNGYGISSDEATAKVIEKLQTHPVPASPESKSNEATPLRPEGDRVIDAPLLEMNLDGFITQIKNEVTWKESDRNSLTIFKSKTMRIVLMGLHENAELKPHKANGVISVQVLEGKINFSAEEQSCILEKGKMIALHENIVHSVTALKDSFFLLTLSMNAK comes from the coding sequence ATGAGCGAAGATCTTTTAAATGAAAGTTTCGGAACACTGTCAGAAACGATAAATGGCTTGATCAAAATAGGTTATATCCATGATTTTAATATTCAGGAAGAATGCATTGTATGTCATCAGACGAATGTGAAACTGTCACCAAGTGAATTTCATATTGAGAAAGTATATCGTTTTGAAGGAGAATCGAATCCAGATGATCAGTCAATTTTATATGTCATTTCTTCTCCAAAATTCAACATCAAAGGTACTTTGGTCAATGGATACGGAATTTCATCAGACGAAGCTACGGCAAAGGTGATTGAGAAATTGCAAACGCACCCTGTTCCTGCTTCTCCTGAAAGCAAGTCAAATGAAGCCACACCACTTCGACCGGAAGGAGATCGGGTTATAGATGCACCATTATTGGAAATGAATTTAGATGGTTTTATTACTCAAATAAAAAACGAAGTTACGTGGAAGGAAAGCGACCGAAATTCGTTGACCATTTTCAAATCTAAAACAATGAGAATCGTGTTAATGGGATTGCATGAAAACGCTGAACTAAAACCTCATAAGGCAAATGGAGTAATTAGTGTTCAAGTATTAGAAGGGAAGATAAATTTTAGTGCAGAAGAGCAAAGTTGTATTTTGGAGAAAGGGAAAATGATAGCCTTGCACGAAAA